Proteins encoded within one genomic window of candidate division WOR-3 bacterium:
- a CDS encoding AbrB/MazE/SpoVT family DNA-binding domain-containing protein, whose protein sequence is MKINVIQIGNSKGIRLSKTILRQCAIQNEVDLEIKDGNIVLYPVKNNPRKNWDKKFKEMNKHDHDKLIIDDVIDLKTDDWTW, encoded by the coding sequence ATGAAGATTAATGTGATTCAAATTGGAAATTCCAAAGGCATAAGGCTTTCAAAAACAATATTACGTCAATGCGCTATTCAAAATGAAGTGGATTTGGAAATAAAAGACGGGAATATTGTATTGTATCCTGTCAAAAACAATCCAAGAAAAAATTGGGACAAAAAATTCAAAGAGATGAATAAACACGATCATGATAAACTGATAATTGACGATGTTATTGATTTAAAAACCGATGATTGGAC